The DNA window TGAGGCAGGCCTGCTGCTCGGGGTTGAGCTCGGGGAAGGAGCGGCCCTGGGCAAACCCCTCCCGCCACGCATAGGCCCCGCCGCGGGAGCCCGTCCGCAGGGTGGCGAGGGCTTGGGCCAGCAGCGCGCGGTGGACGAAGCCCCCGCCGCCGTTCTGGTTCTGCCAGACGTGGGCGGCCTCGTGGATGAGCGTGTCCCGGCAGGCCTCGGTGAGCGTGCCATCCGGGTGGAACAGGGCGCCGCCCCAGTGCTCGGGCAGGTACATCGTGTTGCCCACCACGTGCGGGGCCAGGCGCGTCCAGTCCGTGGCGCCGCCCCGCTTGAGGCGCACCACCGCGGCATCCAGCGAGTCCCCGAAGATGCGCCCGAGCAGCGCGCGCTCGGCGGGGGTGAGCGCGCGCGAGGGGCGCTCCAGAAAGGTGAGGGTGAGCACGGCGTTGGCGGTGCCCTGGAGGGCGCGGAGGAAGAGGTCCACGCCGCCCCCGGCCAGCCGGAGGCTTGCCCCCAGCACCCCGTGGACGAGCCTGCGCACCGCGTGGCGCCCGTGGCCCTGGGCCGCCAGCCGGAGCGCCTCCCAGGCGCCTCGAAGCAGCAGCAGCGGGGCTTCCAGGAGGGTGCCGTACACATCCCGGACGAGGCCGGTGGTGACATCCACCAGCGTCAGCAGGGCATCCAGGAGCCGGGTGCCGAGCGCCCGTGTGGGGCCTCCCAGGGGGCCCAGGGCGGGGCTGTGCAGCTCCAGCAGGCGCTGGAGGGCTCCCTGGGCGCGGGCGGCTCCCCGGAGGGGCGCCTGGAGCAGCGCCTGGTCCCCGGCACGCACGAGCGATGGGAAGGGGGCGGCCACCCGGGCAGGCTACCCCGGACCGGCGGGGCCGGTCAGTTCGGCGAGGTGGGCTCCGGGGCTGGCACGAAGACGCGCAGCGCGGAGGGCATCAGCTCGAAGCGCATGGGCGTCCGGCCGATCAGCTCTCCGTCCGCGTTCACCTCCTGCGAGGGCTCGGCCTCCACGAGCAGCCGGGCGGTCTGCAGGGTGGTGACGGACGGGTGCTCCACATGCTCCCCGTTGCGCAGCGAGAACGCCACGCGCGCCAGGGTGGACAAGTCCTGGAGGTGGCCGAGCCCCGTGCCCTCCCGGCCCGCGTCCACCGACGGCGCGGTGATGGCGTACACGTGCAGCACGCGGTCATCGAGCGCCGCGTCGGGCGCCACCATGTTGCCGGCGCCGTGGTAGCGGCCATTGCCCACCACGAGCTGCAGCACATCCAGCTCCAGCTCCTGTGTGCTGGTTTTCAGCCGGACATGGAACGGCTGGTGCTCCCAGACCTCGGCGGCGGCGGCGACCGGGTAGGCCAGCTTGCCGATGCGCTGCTTGAGCCGCTTGTTGAGCCGCTTGGCGATGGCGGTGGCCAGCCCCAGGCTCGCCGCGTTCAGGAAGGGCCGGCCGTTGGCGAGCCCCACGTCCACCCGGGCCGAGTAGCCCTGGGCGATGACCGCGCAAGCGGCCTCGATGGTGTCCGGAATGCCCAGGGAGCGCGCGAAGTCATTGCCCGTGCCGAGCGGCAACACCCCCAGCGTCACGTTCTGGCCGAGCAGGGGCTTGAGGACACAGCTCAGCGTGCCGTCGCCCCCGCCCACGAGGATGCGCCGCGCGCCGCGCTGCACGGCCTCGCTCAGCACCTGCGGCATGCGGCGCGGCTGGGTGAGGGCATGGCAGTCCATCAGCTCCACGCCCTGGGTGGTGAGCGCTTGGCGGGCTGCCTCGAAGGCCTCCTGTCCCGAGCGCGACTTCGTGTTCACCACCAACACGGCGGGCCCTTCGTCGAGCGCACGCCGCTGTGGGGGAGCAATGAGAGCCGTTTCCAGGGTGAGATCCTCCTTCTTTCCGGCGATGGAATGTGCGCACGGCCACACCGGAGGAGAAGGGGGGATGCACAGAACGCGTCCCCGCCTGGGTGGGGAAAGGGAGCAGAGGGGGGGAGCGCTGAACGCCAGGGCAGTCCCAGCCGGCCCGGTGTTCTAGTCGCTCTTCACCCGCTCATTCAGCCAGGGCACGAACGTGCTCAACACGTCCGGACGCGGGTTCTGCAGGGTGATGGGCCCCTCCTGCTGCTCGGGGAAGAGGATCGGTTCGAGCGGGATGTCGATCCGGCCCTCCAGGGTCAGCGCGCTGGGCAGCGTCAGGCAGTAGGTGAGGGGCGTGAACCGGCTGAACGTCTTGTACACCAGGAGGTACTGCTGGCCTTGCTGGACCCAGTACCCGGCGATCGCCGTCCCGGTCTCGAGCGCGTTCTGGTAGGTCTCGGTCATGACGTGCTCGAGGGTGCGGTCCTCCCGGATGTCCGTCAGGCTCAGCGG is part of the Stigmatella erecta genome and encodes:
- a CDS encoding lipid kinase yields the protein MLVVNTKSRSGQEAFEAARQALTTQGVELMDCHALTQPRRMPQVLSEAVQRGARRILVGGGDGTLSCVLKPLLGQNVTLGVLPLGTGNDFARSLGIPDTIEAACAVIAQGYSARVDVGLANGRPFLNAASLGLATAIAKRLNKRLKQRIGKLAYPVAAAAEVWEHQPFHVRLKTSTQELELDVLQLVVGNGRYHGAGNMVAPDAALDDRVLHVYAITAPSVDAGREGTGLGHLQDLSTLARVAFSLRNGEHVEHPSVTTLQTARLLVEAEPSQEVNADGELIGRTPMRFELMPSALRVFVPAPEPTSPN